DNA sequence from the Methylacidiphilum kamchatkense Kam1 genome:
TGGTTCTCTGCTTGCAAGCTCTAAATAAGCCTTTCGGACCATCTCCAAGGACCTCTCAAAGTCAGCCTGCAGCTTGTCAATGCTTGGTTTTTGGCCATCTCTTTTTTTAATCCTAAACCGAGAACTTGTCACTGGAATGTCCAATAGAATCGTTAAAGTTGGCTGTATACCGGCAGTGGCCAGTTGGTTGAGTTCTTCAATGGTCTTTAGAGGAATGCCGCGGACTATTCCTTGGTATACAAGCGTCGAATCAGTAAAACGATCGGCAAGAATCCATGTATTCTGTGCCATCTCAGGCTCAATGATTTTTTTTATTAGCTCTGCTCTACTTGCTTCAAACAAAAAGAGTTCGGCAAGCGGGCAGAAGCCTATAGCCGAATGTTTTAAAAGCCTGCGTAATCGTTCTCCAAGTGGTGTGGACCCAGGTTCTCTAACGAGGATAACCTTCTGTCCCCGCTCTTCTAATCGTTTTTTTAGTAGACGAATCTGGGTTGTTTTTCCACAGCCTTCACTGCCTTCAAAACTAATAAACCGTCTTTTTACGCTTTCCATGCTTTTTGTCCTTCTGGAGTATCTTGGACGATCCAACCCATTTCATGGAGCTGCTGTCGGATCCTATCGCTTGTAGCCCAGTCCTTTTTCTTTCTGGCTTCAGATCGCATTTGAAGCAAAGTTTTAATTTCAGGAGGGATTTCCACGCTAAACTCTCCGATTCCTAAGATCGAATCAACAATTTGCCAACTTCTTTGGAGTGGTGGTAAAGGCTCTCCTTTATCCATCATACGATTGGTGTGTCTGATCCAATCGAAAAGATGACCGATTGCCTCTGTAATATTTAGATCATCCGCTAAAGCCTCAACAAAGCAGCGAAGAAAACGAGTCTCTTCTTCATATTCTTGCAGTTGGAACTGAGATTTAGGAAGGCTTTGGATGCGGCTTAACCACTGGTCGATTCTTTTGACAGCTTCACGTGAGGCTTCCATGCCCTGCCATGTGAAATTAAGGGTCTGTCGATAATGGGCAGCCGTTAAAAGATGATACCGAAGCGTCCTAGCATTGAATCCTCTTTCTAAAATGTCTCGGATAGTATAAGTATTACCAATAGATTTAGACATCTTTTCGCCCTCAACCAGTACATGTGCTACATGAAACCAGTGGCGAACGAAATTTTGTCCTGTCACAGACTCGCTCTGCGCTATTTCATTTTCATGATGAGGAAAAATAAGATCTACCCCTCCACAGTGAATGTCTATTTCCTTGCCTAAATAACAGATACTCATGGTGGAGCATTCTATGTGCCACCCTGGTCTTCCTATTTCCCATGGAGAAATCCAACCGACCTCCCCGTCTTCGGGTTTTTTGGCTTTCCATAAGGCAAAATCCCCATAATGTTCTTTTATATATTCATCAGCCAATATGTGAGATCCAGGTTTTAATTTGTCTTTTTCTAAATGAGAAAGTTTTCCATAGTCGGGAAATGAAGAGATGCGGAAATAAACT
Encoded proteins:
- the cysS gene encoding cysteine--tRNA ligase — translated: MKFSFPLPPFLLYNTISRKLEPIEPINPPQVTMYACGPTVYNLAHIGNFRTFLCVDLLRRALELFGYKVIHTMNYTDIDDKTIAASRAAGLSLVEYTQKYIDAFEQDMQTLHMLKPHYQPKATEHIEKMIEFIRQLIDKDHAYIGEDGSVYFRISSFPDYGKLSHLEKDKLKPGSHILADEYIKEHYGDFALWKAKKPEDGEVGWISPWEIGRPGWHIECSTMSICYLGKEIDIHCGGVDLIFPHHENEIAQSESVTGQNFVRHWFHVAHVLVEGEKMSKSIGNTYTIRDILERGFNARTLRYHLLTAAHYRQTLNFTWQGMEASREAVKRIDQWLSRIQSLPKSQFQLQEYEEETRFLRCFVEALADDLNITEAIGHLFDWIRHTNRMMDKGEPLPPLQRSWQIVDSILGIGEFSVEIPPEIKTLLQMRSEARKKKDWATSDRIRQQLHEMGWIVQDTPEGQKAWKA
- the tmk gene encoding dTMP kinase → MESVKRRFISFEGSEGCGKTTQIRLLKKRLEERGQKVILVREPGSTPLGERLRRLLKHSAIGFCPLAELFLFEASRAELIKKIIEPEMAQNTWILADRFTDSTLVYQGIVRGIPLKTIEELNQLATAGIQPTLTILLDIPVTSSRFRIKKRDGQKPSIDKLQADFERSLEMVRKAYLELASREPERFYILEATGSPKEIATLVWEKISHVFEL